TGAATGGTTGCAAGTAGCGGAGCTTGCTCATACGCTCGGCATAAAGGGTAATTGTACTATGTTGTATGGACATGTTGAAAAACCTGAACATGTAATAGACCATATAGTTAAGCTAAGAGAACTGCAGAAAAGGACCGAAGGCTTTCTTACCTTCATTCCTTTAAAGTTCAGTCCAGAAAATACCAAGCTGCAAGAAAAGGGACTAGTCAAGATGCAAAGTTCTTCCCTTTACGATCTGAAGATAATGGCCATTTCTCGCTTGATGCTAGCCAACGTGATCAACAGCATATCAGCATACTACATAGCTCTGGGCAAGAAATTGGCGCAAGTAGCACTTACATATGGTGCGAGTGATCTAGTTGGAACAGCATTTGCTGAGGAAATATTTAGGGCAACTGGCTTAACGTACAGCTCTACGGTAGAAGAACTTGTTTACATGATAAAGGAGATAAAGCGTATACCGGCCCAGCGTGATACATTTCATAACATAATAAGGCTTTTCAATTAGAGTCGTCAGTTTTTGCGGGCATATCTTTGCCAACTCCGCCCTTCTTTCTTCTACTAAAACCAAAACTCACCAATGTAATCAAAAATCCAATGCCAATTATTATACCGCCAATCTGGGCAATTGCACGGTTCTGGTTAAACTCATCTAGTGGGCCAGAGGTAAGAAGAGCCCCGAATACTACCGCTACAACTATGCCCGTTGCCATCATGCCAACTCCGCTTACAAAAAAACGCCAGTCCATCAGATACTTGTTCTGTTGAGAAATTAATAATCTTTCTTGCTTCAAATTATCATAACTTCTACGTCTTTCACAATGTTCTTCTGCTTTGCAATAGAATACATCATCTGTAGAGCCTGAATGCCCTGTTCGCCCATATCAATAGTCAGATCATTTACATACATTCTTACAAATTGTTCAATCAAGTAGCGCGATGCGCCCCTTGCATATTGCATAGCATAATCGAGTGTTTCTTCTAAATTGCTGAAGCCGTATTGAATTGAACGCTTCAACAGATCATCTAATTTCCTTATAAGGTCATTTCCAAGCCTCTTGTGCGCTACGTTTATTCCTAAAGGAAGGGGGAGTTTGTTGCTGATATTGTCCCACCAGAGACCCAAATCCAAAGTGTTTACAAACGTTGCCTTATCGTATGTTATCTGCGCTTCATGGATTACCAATCCTGCATCTACCACGCCCCTTTCTACCGCATTAGTTATCTCGTTGAATTTCATCTCAACAGCGTTAAAATCACCAATAGCCATCCTAATCAAAAGATAAGCTGTTGTCATTTTGCCAGGTACGGCAATTCTGATCTTTTTCAATTCATCAACGCTATACCTCTCTTTTGCAATAACAATAGGACCATATGCTCTGCCAAAACTTGAACCACTACGCAAAATAATGTAGTCTTTCATGTATGCATAAGCATGAGCGGAAACCGCAGTTAAATCAAGCTCGTTATTTAGGGCTTTTCTGTTTAGCGATTCTATATCTTCAATCACATGTTTTATATTTACATTATCAAGTGCGATCCTACCAGATACGATTCCATGAAACATGAATGCATCATCGGCATCCGGCGTATGACCTATAGTGATTTCCACGACTCTTGCTCTATTCAGGAGATATTTATGTGCATACAATCTGCCTCAAAGAAATTACTTATGCTTTTATATCCCTGAACGGCGTGATTAAAACCTGTGCACAAATTTGTAACCACATTAATTTTTAGATCTATGAGCAAGAAGGTTGTATACGCAAATGTGTCTATTCAGCAATTTGCCAAGCATACATCCAACTTCTCTTCACATTCTACAAATATGATTAATTCAAATCATTCTGTTAGATCAATGAGAGCTTTAGTGTGAGAAGACTATCGATTATTTTTTTATGATCAGCATCTGGTTCCGTAGTTACATAAAGCATATGTTCACTATCCAATGGCATGGTTATTCGTTTGAGCTTTTCATAGACGGCTAATACATATAACCCTCTTCCTATCTTGGGTTCGAGTTCGTGGCGTGTCCGCCACGCACCCACAGCCAGATCGAGTGATCTTTTGCTTTCTTCTGGGCTAAGGATATTCTGTATACCTTGACGATGACCGGTGTACGCTATATTACCATCAGTGTCAAATATGGTCGCAAAACGAATCTTAGCATCAATCTTCATAATTTCTTCATAAAGAGTCTTGTAGTCCATATGGATATGATTCATTATACAACGTATTAAACTTTTCAATATACACGTTTTCGAG
The DNA window shown above is from Nitrososphaerales archaeon and carries:
- a CDS encoding MqnA/MqnD/SBP family protein; translated protein: MEITIGHTPDADDAFMFHGIVSGRIALDNVNIKHVIEDIESLNRKALNNELDLTAVSAHAYAYMKDYIILRSGSSFGRAYGPIVIAKERYSVDELKKIRIAVPGKMTTAYLLIRMAIGDFNAVEMKFNEITNAVERGVVDAGLVIHEAQITYDKATFVNTLDLGLWWDNISNKLPLPLGINVAHKRLGNDLIRKLDDLLKRSIQYGFSNLEETLDYAMQYARGASRYLIEQFVRMYVNDLTIDMGEQGIQALQMMYSIAKQKNIVKDVEVMII